In Streptomyces chartreusis NRRL 3882, the following are encoded in one genomic region:
- the ilvA gene encoding threonine ammonia-lyase has translation MSYSTADSLRPVTLDDVRGAQKMLSGVARVTALEGSRHLSQLVGAPVHLKCENLQRTGSFKLRGAYVRIAGLLPEERAAGVVAASAGNHAQGVALASALLGVRSTVFMPKGAPLPKVSATRDYGAEVRLHGQVVDETLAAAQEYAAETGAVFIHPFDHPDIIAGQGTVGLEILEQCPEARTIVVGIGGGGLAAGIAVSVKALRPDLRIVGVQAEGAAAYPPSLAAGRPVTVENPATMADGIKVGRPGDVPFGIVGELVDEVRTVSEDELSAALLLCLERAKLVVEPAGASPVAALLSRPGSFEGPVVAVLSGGNVDPVLMQRVLRHGMAAQGRYLAVRLRLTDRPGALATLLGVLSVVDANVLDVSHVRTDPRLGLTEAEVELHLETKGPAHCAEVGQALREAGYTVMG, from the coding sequence ATGAGCTACAGCACGGCTGACTCCTTGCGGCCCGTCACCCTCGACGACGTGCGCGGCGCCCAGAAGATGCTCTCGGGCGTGGCTCGGGTGACCGCGCTGGAGGGCAGCAGGCACCTGTCCCAGCTGGTCGGCGCGCCGGTGCATCTCAAGTGCGAGAACCTCCAGCGGACGGGTTCGTTCAAGCTGCGCGGCGCCTATGTGCGGATCGCCGGCCTGCTGCCCGAGGAACGCGCCGCCGGAGTCGTCGCCGCGAGCGCCGGCAACCACGCGCAGGGCGTGGCCCTGGCGTCCGCGCTGCTCGGCGTGCGCTCCACCGTGTTCATGCCGAAGGGCGCCCCGCTGCCCAAGGTCAGCGCCACCCGGGACTACGGGGCCGAGGTGCGGCTGCACGGCCAGGTGGTCGACGAGACGCTGGCCGCCGCGCAGGAGTACGCGGCCGAGACGGGCGCGGTGTTCATCCACCCCTTCGACCACCCCGACATCATCGCGGGCCAGGGCACGGTCGGCCTGGAGATCCTGGAGCAGTGCCCGGAGGCGCGCACGATCGTGGTCGGCATCGGCGGGGGCGGGCTGGCCGCCGGGATCGCGGTGTCGGTGAAGGCCCTGCGGCCGGATCTGCGGATCGTGGGCGTCCAGGCGGAGGGCGCGGCGGCCTATCCCCCCTCGCTGGCGGCGGGCCGGCCCGTCACGGTCGAGAATCCGGCGACGATGGCCGACGGCATCAAGGTCGGGCGGCCCGGCGACGTGCCGTTCGGGATCGTCGGCGAGCTGGTCGACGAGGTGCGCACGGTCAGCGAGGACGAGCTGTCCGCCGCGCTGCTGCTGTGCCTGGAGCGGGCCAAGCTGGTCGTGGAGCCGGCCGGGGCGAGCCCGGTCGCGGCGCTGCTGAGCCGGCCCGGCTCCTTCGAGGGGCCGGTGGTCGCGGTGCTGTCCGGCGGCAATGTCGACCCGGTGCTGATGCAGCGGGTGCTGCGGCACGGCATGGCCGCGCAGGGCCGCTACCTGGCCGTCCGGCTGCGGCTGACGGACCGGCCCGGAGCCTTGGCCACGCTTCTGGGCGTGTTGTCAGTGGTCGACGCTAACGTCCTTGATGTGAGCCACGTACGAACCGACCCACGGCTCGGGCTCACGGAGGCGGAGGTCGAGCTGCACCTGGAGACGAAGGGCCCGGCGCACTGCGCCGAGGTGGGCCAGGCGCTGCGCGAGGCGGGCTACACGGTCATGGGCTGA
- a CDS encoding MarR family winged helix-turn-helix transcriptional regulator, which yields MSMDMTTVGDTGLLDTLQHEVAVFARRAEQTRLGGVGQVRNSMDRAAYLLLNRLDKEGPMGVKALAASMGIDSSTVTRQVAPLVDTGLVKRTSHPEDGRAVVLQLSPRGQSRLEEVRSSRRQLMAELTEDWKPEEREAFCSLLTRFNSALSARMAVQGVPGPEAQSPS from the coding sequence ATGTCGATGGACATGACGACCGTCGGTGACACCGGTCTTCTCGACACCCTCCAGCACGAGGTGGCGGTGTTCGCACGCCGTGCCGAACAGACCCGGCTCGGCGGGGTCGGGCAGGTGCGCAACTCCATGGACCGCGCCGCGTACCTGCTGCTCAACCGTCTCGACAAGGAAGGCCCGATGGGCGTCAAGGCCCTCGCCGCGAGCATGGGGATCGACTCCTCGACGGTCACCCGGCAGGTCGCTCCGCTCGTCGACACCGGCCTGGTCAAGCGCACCTCGCACCCCGAGGACGGGCGTGCTGTGGTGCTCCAGCTGTCCCCGCGCGGGCAGTCTCGGCTGGAGGAAGTGCGCTCGTCCCGGCGGCAGTTGATGGCCGAGCTGACCGAGGACTGGAAGCCGGAGGAGCGTGAGGCGTTCTGCTCGCTCCTCACGCGCTTCAACAGCGCGCTGTCCGCCCGGATGGCGGTACAGGGGGTGCCGGGGCCGGAGGCGCAGTCGCCGTCCTGA
- a CDS encoding sigma factor-like helix-turn-helix DNA-binding protein, with the protein MRERHASQATRRAREFEAFVAGAAGRLLHAATLLTAEAPDDNPRARRLLTLSLAHTYACWDRLRGEDPYDRTRQYLATRFARGAWHHYGGPGRSRPHPASPLAPLTPQERLILVLRLYEGVAEEQTAALLGLSTERVRAVCHRATTTLLRRSRGAAPAVTAAKTVPS; encoded by the coding sequence ATGCGAGAGCGGCATGCGTCCCAGGCAACCCGTCGAGCCCGGGAGTTCGAGGCGTTCGTCGCGGGCGCGGCCGGGCGGCTGCTGCACGCCGCCACCCTGCTCACTGCGGAGGCCCCGGACGACAACCCCCGCGCGCGGCGCCTGCTGACCCTGTCGCTGGCGCACACGTACGCGTGCTGGGACCGGCTGCGCGGCGAGGATCCGTACGACCGAACCCGGCAGTACCTGGCGACCCGCTTCGCGCGCGGCGCCTGGCACCACTACGGCGGTCCCGGCCGCTCGCGGCCGCACCCGGCGAGTCCCCTGGCCCCGCTCACCCCGCAGGAGCGGCTCATCCTGGTGCTCAGGCTCTACGAAGGCGTCGCCGAGGAGCAGACGGCCGCCCTGCTCGGCCTGTCCACGGAGCGCGTACGGGCCGTCTGCCACCGGGCCACGACGACCCTGCTGCGCCGCTCGCGGGGCGCGGCCCCGGCGGTGACGGCCGCGAAGACGGTGCCGTCATGA
- a CDS encoding cystathionine gamma-synthase — protein sequence MSDRHISQHFETLAIHAGNTADPLTGAVVPPIYQVSTYKQDGVGGLRGGYEYSRSANPTRTALEENLAALEGGRHGLAFASGLAAEDCLLRTLLSPGDHVVIPNDAYGGTFRLFAKVVARWGVEWSVADTSDPAAVRAAITPKTKAVWVETPSNPLLHITDIAAVAQVARDAGARLVVDNTFATPYLQQPLSLGADVVVHSLTKYMGGHSDVVGGALITNDPGLGEELAFHQNAMGAVAGPFDSWLVLRGTKTLAVRMDRHSENAAKIADMLTRHARVTGVLYPGLPEHPGHEVAAKQMKSFGGMVSFRVAGGEEAAVEVCNRAKVFTLGESLGGVESLIEHPGRMTHASAAGSLLEVPGDLVRLSVGIENADDLLEDLQQALG from the coding sequence ATGAGTGACAGGCATATCAGTCAGCACTTCGAGACGCTCGCGATCCATGCGGGCAACACCGCCGACCCCCTGACGGGCGCGGTCGTCCCGCCGATCTACCAGGTGTCCACCTACAAGCAGGACGGTGTCGGGGGCCTGCGCGGCGGCTACGAGTACAGCCGCAGCGCCAACCCGACCAGGACCGCGCTGGAGGAGAACCTCGCCGCCCTGGAGGGCGGCCGTCACGGTCTCGCGTTCGCGTCCGGGCTGGCGGCCGAGGACTGCCTGCTGCGTACGCTGCTCAGCCCCGGCGACCACGTGGTCATCCCCAACGACGCCTACGGCGGCACGTTCCGCCTCTTCGCCAAGGTCGTCGCCCGCTGGGGAGTGGAGTGGTCGGTCGCCGACACCAGCGACCCGGCCGCCGTACGGGCCGCGATCACCCCGAAGACCAAGGCCGTGTGGGTGGAGACGCCCTCCAACCCGCTCCTGCACATCACGGACATCGCCGCCGTCGCTCAGGTCGCCCGGGACGCGGGCGCCCGGCTCGTCGTCGACAACACCTTCGCCACGCCCTACCTCCAGCAGCCGCTCTCGCTGGGCGCGGACGTCGTCGTGCACTCGCTGACGAAGTACATGGGCGGCCACTCGGACGTCGTCGGCGGCGCCCTGATCACCAACGACCCGGGCCTGGGCGAGGAGCTGGCCTTCCACCAGAACGCGATGGGCGCGGTCGCCGGGCCCTTCGACTCCTGGCTGGTGCTGCGCGGCACCAAGACGCTCGCGGTGCGCATGGACCGGCACAGCGAGAACGCCGCGAAGATCGCCGACATGCTCACCCGGCACGCGCGCGTGACGGGCGTCCTGTACCCGGGCCTGCCGGAGCACCCCGGTCACGAGGTCGCCGCCAAGCAGATGAAGTCGTTCGGCGGCATGGTGTCCTTCCGCGTGGCGGGCGGCGAGGAGGCGGCCGTCGAGGTCTGCAACCGCGCCAAGGTGTTCACGCTGGGCGAGTCCCTGGGCGGCGTCGAGTCGTTGATCGAGCACCCCGGCCGGATGACGCACGCCTCCGCGGCCGGCTCGCTCCTGGAGGTGCCCGGAGACCTGGTGCGGCTGTCCGTCGGCATCGAGAACGCCGACGATCTGCTGGAGGACCTCCAGCAGGCGCTCGGCTAG
- the msrA gene encoding peptide-methionine (S)-S-oxide reductase MsrA, translating into MFLHSRTPQLPTPEQALPGRPEPAFTVPDRHTVLGNALLGPYPEGLETADFGLGCFWGAERKFWQLPAGVWTTLVGYQGGYTENPTYEEVCSGLTGHTEVVRVVYDPKLISYERLLKTFWESHDPTQGFRQGNDVGTQYRSAIYTHTPEQAATAKSSRDSYQRVLTASGHGEITTEIVPAEGRPFYPAEAYHQQYLDKNPAGYCGIGGTGVSCPIGVAKAEG; encoded by the coding sequence ATGTTCCTGCACAGCCGTACGCCCCAGCTGCCGACCCCCGAGCAGGCGCTGCCCGGCCGCCCGGAGCCGGCCTTCACGGTCCCCGACCGCCACACCGTCCTCGGCAACGCGCTGCTCGGCCCCTACCCCGAGGGCCTGGAGACCGCCGACTTCGGCCTGGGCTGCTTCTGGGGCGCCGAGCGCAAGTTCTGGCAGCTCCCGGCAGGGGTGTGGACGACCCTCGTCGGCTACCAGGGCGGCTACACCGAGAACCCCACCTACGAGGAGGTCTGCTCGGGCCTGACCGGCCACACTGAGGTCGTCCGCGTGGTCTACGACCCGAAGCTGATCTCGTACGAGCGCCTGCTGAAGACGTTCTGGGAGTCCCACGACCCCACGCAGGGCTTCCGCCAGGGCAACGACGTGGGCACCCAGTACCGCTCGGCGATCTACACCCACACGCCCGAGCAGGCGGCCACCGCCAAGTCCTCGCGCGACTCCTACCAGAGGGTCCTCACCGCTTCCGGCCACGGCGAGATCACCACGGAGATCGTCCCGGCGGAGGGCCGCCCGTTCTACCCGGCGGAGGCCTACCACCAGCAGTACCTGGACAAGAACCCGGCGGGTTACTGCGGCATCGGCGGTACGGGCGTGTCCTGCCCGATCGGCGTGGCCAAGGCAGAGGGGTGA
- a CDS encoding AI-2E family transporter, with protein sequence MSSTKTRDALRISARVSAELLLVLAMLAVTLWLLGRMWSVVWPLVVGLLLTTLTWPAARFLRRRGWPPALAASVVTVLFLLVAAGVVALIAVPVASQSGQLTDGVVEGIQKMREWAAGPPLNIGDAQINKAFDTAVARAQEGLGSMVGAVVTGVSTVVNGLVTAVLALFLMFFFLKDGPRFLPWLSRQLPGRLAADVPTVFERGWNTLGAFVRSQAAVGLLDAVLIGLGLWILGVPLVLPLAVLTFVSAFVPIIGALFAGFVAVLIALVSNGLTDALIVLAIIVVVQQLEGNVFQPMIQSRGLGLHAGVVLLAVTLGGSLAGIVGSLLAVPVAALIAVVWNYVREQLGDPPQEPDGTDEPDGTDEPDSAAPLPS encoded by the coding sequence TTGAGTTCCACGAAGACCCGTGACGCGCTCCGGATATCCGCCCGCGTCTCCGCAGAGTTGCTGTTGGTGCTTGCGATGCTGGCGGTGACTCTGTGGTTGCTGGGGCGGATGTGGTCGGTGGTCTGGCCGCTCGTCGTCGGGCTGCTGCTGACCACGCTGACCTGGCCCGCGGCCCGCTTCCTCCGGCGGCGCGGGTGGCCGCCCGCGCTCGCCGCGTCGGTCGTGACCGTGCTGTTCCTGCTGGTCGCCGCGGGTGTCGTGGCGCTGATCGCCGTGCCGGTGGCATCCCAGTCCGGTCAGCTGACCGACGGCGTCGTCGAGGGCATCCAGAAGATGCGCGAGTGGGCCGCCGGGCCGCCGTTGAACATCGGTGACGCCCAGATCAACAAGGCCTTCGACACCGCCGTCGCGCGGGCACAGGAGGGCCTCGGCAGCATGGTCGGCGCTGTCGTCACGGGAGTGAGCACCGTGGTGAACGGCTTGGTCACCGCCGTTCTCGCCCTCTTCCTGATGTTCTTCTTCCTCAAGGACGGACCGCGGTTCCTGCCGTGGCTCTCGCGTCAGCTGCCCGGCCGGCTCGCCGCCGACGTCCCGACCGTCTTCGAGCGCGGCTGGAACACGCTGGGCGCCTTCGTGCGTTCCCAGGCGGCCGTCGGCCTGCTCGACGCCGTACTGATCGGGCTGGGCCTGTGGATCCTGGGCGTACCGCTGGTGCTCCCGCTGGCGGTGCTGACCTTCGTGTCCGCGTTCGTGCCGATCATCGGCGCCCTGTTCGCCGGTTTCGTCGCCGTCCTCATCGCGCTCGTCTCCAACGGCCTGACGGACGCGCTGATCGTGCTGGCCATCATCGTCGTGGTGCAGCAGTTGGAGGGCAATGTGTTCCAGCCCATGATCCAGAGCCGGGGGCTGGGTCTGCACGCGGGGGTGGTGCTGCTGGCGGTGACGCTGGGCGGCAGTCTGGCCGGCATCGTGGGCAGTCTGCTCGCCGTCCCCGTCGCCGCGCTGATCGCGGTGGTCTGGAACTACGTGCGCGAGCAACTCGGCGATCCGCCGCAGGAACCGGACGGTACCGATGAACCGGACGGCACCGACGAGCCGGACAGCGCCGCCCCACTCCCGTCGTGA
- a CDS encoding DUF4389 domain-containing protein, with translation MVPVTASPVRLEASVDARLSRWLWLLKWLLAIPHYIVLFFLWIAFVLVSVVAFFAILFTARYPRSLFDFNVGVLRWNWRVTYYAHTALGTDRYPPFTLADVPGYPAHFDVAYPERLSRGLVLVKWWLLAIPHYIVVAMFVGGGWGWDGDGWRGTGLMPFLSLVAVVVLLFTARYPRHLFDFLLGLARWCARVTAYAALMTDQYPPFRLDPGGQESPDRGPLSKGP, from the coding sequence ATGGTTCCTGTCACCGCGTCGCCCGTGCGGCTGGAGGCGTCCGTCGACGCCCGGTTGTCCCGATGGCTGTGGCTGCTGAAGTGGTTGCTCGCGATCCCGCACTACATCGTGCTGTTCTTCCTGTGGATCGCGTTCGTCCTCGTGAGCGTCGTGGCGTTCTTCGCCATCCTGTTCACCGCCCGGTACCCCCGGTCCCTCTTCGACTTCAACGTCGGCGTACTGCGGTGGAACTGGCGGGTGACCTACTACGCCCACACCGCGCTCGGCACCGACCGGTACCCGCCGTTCACCCTCGCCGACGTGCCCGGCTATCCGGCCCACTTCGACGTCGCCTACCCCGAACGGCTCTCGCGCGGCCTGGTCCTCGTCAAGTGGTGGCTGCTGGCGATCCCGCACTACATCGTCGTCGCGATGTTCGTGGGCGGCGGCTGGGGCTGGGACGGGGACGGCTGGCGGGGAACCGGGCTGATGCCCTTCCTCTCGCTGGTCGCGGTGGTCGTCCTGCTGTTCACCGCCCGCTATCCGCGGCACCTCTTCGACTTCCTGCTCGGCCTCGCCCGCTGGTGCGCGCGGGTGACCGCGTACGCCGCCCTGATGACCGACCAGTACCCGCCCTTCCGCCTCGACCCGGGCGGCCAGGAGTCCCCCGACCGAGGGCCCCTGAGCAAGGGCCCCTGA
- a CDS encoding DUF5829 family protein, whose protein sequence is MIMVVALALAGAVQGGVSSAQAEDGGRQLLFYNHAYGVLDRETADAIEHSDYLRDFADFQVRTTTGSGGQTWTGRYLMGRETYIELFGIGDVPGKDGTLGATGLGVSAEREGDLATVIARLRELGISDPVEFQQTRDFGDGVPVPWFDAVLTTEEYDLFGAWGMEYRPEYFADPRSNTEPAAHPGDVGRERYLPDAYRDHLMRDVTGIRLAVTARDLAGTLPLLKAGGFAVRSLPGGGAVAKGGGTTVRFDAVPLDRVGLRQVEMSLNRPVSYRHEERIGHSALVVGPGSRAVWTFGEQDRPTAR, encoded by the coding sequence ATGATCATGGTCGTCGCCCTGGCCCTCGCGGGGGCGGTCCAGGGCGGGGTGAGCTCCGCGCAGGCCGAGGACGGCGGACGGCAGCTCCTGTTCTACAACCACGCCTACGGCGTCCTCGACCGGGAGACCGCCGACGCCATCGAGCACTCCGACTATCTCAGGGACTTCGCCGACTTCCAGGTCCGCACCACGACCGGTTCCGGCGGGCAGACCTGGACCGGCCGATACCTGATGGGCCGCGAGACCTACATCGAGCTGTTCGGGATCGGCGACGTCCCCGGCAAGGACGGCACCCTCGGCGCCACCGGCCTGGGCGTCTCGGCCGAGCGGGAAGGCGACCTGGCGACGGTGATCGCGCGGCTGCGCGAGCTGGGGATCAGCGACCCCGTCGAGTTCCAGCAGACCCGCGACTTCGGCGACGGCGTCCCGGTGCCCTGGTTCGACGCGGTCCTCACCACCGAGGAGTACGACCTCTTCGGCGCCTGGGGCATGGAGTACCGGCCGGAGTACTTCGCCGACCCGCGCAGCAACACCGAGCCCGCCGCACACCCCGGTGACGTGGGCCGGGAGCGCTATCTGCCCGACGCCTACCGCGATCACCTGATGCGGGACGTGACCGGCATCCGGCTCGCGGTGACCGCCCGGGACCTCGCCGGCACGCTGCCGCTGCTGAAGGCCGGCGGGTTCGCCGTCCGGTCCCTGCCAGGTGGGGGCGCCGTCGCGAAGGGCGGCGGCACCACGGTGCGGTTCGACGCCGTGCCGCTCGACCGGGTGGGACTGCGGCAGGTCGAGATGTCGCTGAACAGGCCGGTGTCGTACCGGCACGAGGAGCGGATCGGTCACTCCGCCCTGGTCGTCGGCCCGGGGTCCCGCGCCGTGTGGACCTTCGGCGAGCAGGACCGGCCGACGGCCCGGTAG
- a CDS encoding SDR family oxidoreductase, translating to MTSPILVTGGTGTLGRHVVPLLRASGHDVRILTRHPRPATDGVEYVTGDLLKGEGVETAVDGVETVLHLAGGPKGDDEATRTLVRAASPAGVRHLVHISVVGADRVPLAWMRTKLESERAVAGSGIPWTILRAAQFHDLALTVVEKMTKLPVFPVPGGLRLQPVDSREVAARLADLTLGAPAGLVPDLTGPRVHDLAALARPYLRHSGRRRPMLPVRIPGKAGRAYRAGANLTLEGAEAGKRTWEEFLAEKLG from the coding sequence ATGACCTCACCGATCCTGGTCACCGGCGGCACGGGCACGCTGGGCCGCCACGTCGTCCCGCTGTTGCGCGCGTCCGGCCACGACGTGCGGATCCTCACCCGGCACCCCCGCCCCGCCACGGACGGTGTCGAGTACGTCACCGGTGACCTGCTGAAGGGCGAGGGCGTCGAGACTGCCGTCGACGGTGTGGAGACCGTGCTGCATCTGGCGGGCGGACCGAAGGGCGACGACGAGGCGACCCGCACCCTGGTGCGTGCCGCGTCGCCGGCCGGCGTACGGCACCTGGTGCACATCTCGGTCGTCGGCGCGGACCGGGTCCCGCTGGCCTGGATGCGCACGAAACTGGAGTCGGAACGGGCCGTCGCCGGCTCGGGCATCCCGTGGACGATCCTGCGCGCGGCCCAGTTCCACGACCTGGCACTGACCGTGGTCGAGAAGATGACGAAGCTGCCGGTCTTCCCGGTGCCCGGTGGCCTCCGGCTCCAGCCGGTGGACTCGCGGGAGGTCGCCGCCCGCCTCGCGGACCTGACCCTCGGCGCCCCGGCCGGCCTGGTCCCGGACCTGACCGGCCCGCGCGTCCACGATCTCGCCGCCCTGGCCCGTCCCTACCTCCGCCACAGCGGCCGGCGCCGACCGATGCTGCCGGTGCGCATCCCCGGGAAGGCGGGGCGGGCGTACCGGGCGGGCGCGAACCTGACACTGGAGGGGGCGGAGGCAGGGAAGCGGACCTGGGAGGAGTTCCTCGCGGAGAAGCTGGGCTGA
- a CDS encoding VOC family protein, translating to MTVQLNHTIVAAHDKRVSARFLADILGLDVSPPYGPFLPVEIPNGVTLDYMDSPGAITPQHYAFLVSEDEFDQIFTRIQEAGLTYWADPFHSRPGEINHHDGGRGAYFDDPDGHRLEIITRPYGSGG from the coding sequence ATGACCGTGCAGCTGAACCACACCATCGTCGCCGCCCACGACAAGCGCGTCTCGGCCCGGTTCCTCGCCGACATCCTGGGACTGGACGTGAGCCCGCCCTACGGTCCGTTCCTCCCCGTCGAGATCCCCAACGGCGTGACGCTCGACTACATGGACAGCCCCGGCGCCATCACACCGCAGCACTACGCCTTCCTCGTCTCGGAGGACGAGTTCGACCAGATCTTCACCCGGATCCAGGAGGCCGGTCTGACGTACTGGGCGGACCCGTTCCACAGCCGTCCCGGCGAGATCAACCACCACGACGGCGGCCGCGGCGCGTACTTCGACGACCCCGACGGCCACCGCCTGGAGATCATCACGCGGCCGTACGGCAGCGGCGGCTGA
- a CDS encoding NAD(P)-dependent alcohol dehydrogenase: MTTVAAYAAPAPKAPLERTTIDRREVGEFDVLIDIKFAGICHSDIHQAREGWGEGIFPMVPGHEIAGVVSEVGPGVTKFAVGDRVGVGCMVDSCRECENCKAGREQYCVKGNVPTYNGIGKDGEPTYGGYSQKVVVDENFVVRIPDGLSLDVAAPLLCAGITLYSPLKRFGAGPGKKVAIVGLGGLGHMGVKIADALGAEVTVLSQSLRKQEDGLKLGADHYYATSDPKTFEELAGTFDLIVSTVSAPLDFNAYLSLLKTEGTLANVGAPEEPIALNLFSVIGGGKTLAGSMIGGIAETQEMLDFCAEHGLGAEIELIRGDQINEAYERVVASDVRYRFVIDTATICDRSVFASALRAPAARPGPSGRS; the protein is encoded by the coding sequence ATGACCACTGTTGCTGCATACGCCGCCCCCGCGCCCAAGGCTCCGCTGGAGCGCACCACCATCGATCGCCGCGAGGTCGGCGAGTTCGACGTCCTGATCGACATCAAGTTCGCCGGTATCTGCCACTCGGACATCCACCAGGCCCGGGAGGGCTGGGGCGAGGGGATCTTCCCGATGGTCCCCGGCCACGAGATCGCCGGTGTCGTCTCCGAGGTCGGTCCGGGCGTCACGAAGTTCGCCGTCGGCGACCGTGTGGGCGTCGGCTGCATGGTCGACTCCTGCCGCGAGTGCGAGAACTGCAAGGCCGGACGTGAGCAGTACTGCGTGAAGGGCAACGTCCCCACGTACAACGGCATAGGCAAGGACGGCGAGCCCACCTACGGCGGCTACTCGCAGAAGGTCGTCGTCGACGAGAACTTCGTCGTCCGCATCCCCGACGGCCTCTCCCTCGATGTCGCCGCGCCGCTGCTGTGCGCCGGCATCACCCTCTACTCCCCGCTCAAGCGCTTCGGCGCCGGCCCCGGCAAGAAGGTCGCGATCGTCGGTCTGGGCGGCCTCGGCCACATGGGCGTGAAGATCGCGGACGCGCTGGGCGCCGAGGTGACCGTGCTGTCGCAGTCCCTGCGCAAGCAGGAGGACGGCCTGAAGCTGGGCGCGGACCACTACTACGCCACCAGCGACCCGAAGACCTTCGAGGAGCTGGCCGGCACCTTCGACCTGATCGTCTCCACGGTCTCGGCGCCGCTGGACTTCAACGCCTACCTCTCGCTGCTGAAGACCGAGGGCACGCTGGCCAACGTGGGCGCCCCCGAGGAGCCCATCGCCCTCAACCTCTTCTCGGTGATCGGCGGCGGCAAGACCCTCGCCGGTTCCATGATCGGCGGCATCGCGGAGACCCAGGAGATGCTGGACTTCTGCGCCGAGCACGGCCTCGGTGCCGAGATCGAGCTGATCCGCGGTGACCAGATCAACGAGGCGTACGAGCGCGTGGTCGCCAGCGACGTGCGCTACCGGTTCGTGATCGACACGGCGACCATCTGCGACCGGTCGGTTTTCGCATCTGCCCTGAGGGCCCCGGCAGCTCGCCCGGGGCCCTCAGGGCGTTCGTGA
- a CDS encoding helix-turn-helix transcriptional regulator: MDEQPEPVQEPAPETGGGLDRRAELSEFLRTRRARLKPEDVGLPDFGRRRVPGLRREELAQLAGVSVAYYTRLEQGNGRNVSAEVLDAIARALRLTGAEHAHLMHLAKPKQHKKKQAARAQQVRPALRHLLDSIDTVPAYIVGRRSDILAWNRMAAALFGDWAELPAPERNWARLVFLRPDYRELFVEWDQKAADIVGFLRMDAGCHPDDPRLSALVGELSVKSEEFRRLWAAHDVKEKSYGVKRMRHPLVGDLTLSFETFRLVDEAEQALITYHAEPGSPSAEALRLLASWGADATRAATGTPAQ, from the coding sequence ATGGACGAACAGCCCGAACCCGTACAGGAGCCCGCACCGGAGACCGGCGGGGGCCTGGACCGGCGTGCCGAGCTCAGCGAGTTCCTGCGCACCCGGCGCGCCCGGCTGAAGCCGGAGGACGTGGGGCTGCCCGACTTCGGACGGCGGCGGGTCCCGGGGCTGCGCCGTGAGGAGCTGGCCCAGCTGGCCGGTGTGTCCGTGGCGTACTACACACGGCTGGAGCAGGGCAACGGGCGCAACGTCTCCGCGGAGGTGCTGGACGCGATCGCGCGCGCCCTGCGGCTGACCGGCGCCGAGCACGCCCACCTGATGCACCTGGCGAAGCCGAAGCAGCACAAGAAGAAGCAGGCGGCGCGGGCCCAGCAGGTGCGGCCGGCGTTGCGGCATCTGCTGGACTCGATCGACACCGTCCCGGCGTACATCGTCGGGCGCCGCTCGGACATCCTGGCCTGGAACCGGATGGCCGCGGCCCTCTTCGGCGACTGGGCGGAGCTGCCGGCGCCGGAGCGGAACTGGGCGCGGCTGGTGTTCCTCAGGCCCGACTACCGCGAGCTGTTCGTCGAGTGGGACCAGAAGGCGGCCGACATCGTCGGCTTTCTGCGCATGGACGCGGGCTGCCATCCGGACGACCCGCGGCTGTCCGCCCTGGTGGGCGAGCTCTCCGTGAAGAGCGAGGAGTTCCGCCGGCTGTGGGCCGCGCACGACGTCAAGGAGAAGAGCTACGGCGTCAAGCGGATGCGGCACCCGCTGGTCGGCGACCTGACCCTGTCCTTCGAGACGTTCCGCCTCGTCGACGAGGCCGAGCAGGCCCTCATCACGTACCACGCGGAACCGGGTTCCCCGTCGGCGGAGGCGCTGCGGCTGCTGGCGAGCTGGGGCGCGGACGCGACCCGGGCGGCGACCGGCACACCGGCGCAGTGA